A segment of the Bacillus sp. es.034 genome:
TACACGTATATACAAATTCTGTAATCTATCTGCTCTATCATATGACTCATAGACTTTACGTTATGGGGGATGAGGATGAGAAAGTTTTTGTTGGGGGTTTTGGCCATTGTTACATTATCTACATTGGCTGGAGGGAAATATCATTGGGATCAAAGAGTCGAGGCCGTTCAGTTTAACGGTCAAACAGAAGAGGTAGTCAGCGTGCAGAGGGATGGTCCGGAAGAAAAGAAAGAGAAGAAAGAGAAGGCAGAGGAAGATAGAAAGAGACTGGTAAAACTGGATAAGCTTAATTATCTTCCGCCGGAGTTAAAGAAGACGTTCCAGAAAAAGATTGAAAAGAATGAATCCGTGCACCTGATGATCCTTGGTTCTTCCTCTACTTCCGGGGATGATGGGGCATGGCCGAAAGAACTGGAAAAGGCGCTTCTCGACACGTACGGTCAGGATCTGATAAAGGTGACATTAAAAGAAATCGCCGAAAAGACTTCACAACAGGTTGTGAAGGAGGGAATATATAAACCACTGGCTGAAATGAAGCCGGATATTCTTTTGCTGGAACCCTTTTTACTGTATGACAATGGGGAAATAAGGATGCCGGAACGCCTTCAGAATCTTGAGACGATCCTTTCAGATTTCAAGAAACAGAATCCTGAAATCACCTTCATCATCCAGCCGGCCAATCCCATTTCGGGTGCCTACTATTATCCTCAGGAAGAATCTGATCTGGAGAAGTATTCGAGAGAGAGAAAATATGTGTATCTTAACCACTGGGATGCATGGCCGGATGACAAAAGTAAAGATTTAAAGGACTATTTAACAGATGAAAATATACCTAATGAAAAAGGAAATAAGGTGTGGCTTGATTACTTGATGAAGTATTTTATAAGGGAATAAGCCCCCCGTGGTCTTCAATCCATAGCGGTTGAGGGCTTTTTTTAATGAATAAAAGGGCATTCTAAACAAACTGAGGAAAACAGCGGGAGTGAATCACGTAATTACCTTTGATTCATGATAGTGTAATTTGCGGATCAGGTGTTCTTTCAGCTTTTCATCAAGACAATCTTGGATCAGGGTGTAGTAGTAAGTGGCGAGAAACTTATGGATCATCTTCATTTCGATCTTCACTCCCCTTATACTTGATTCATTTATTTTCCCCTATAAAGGGTTTCGAATATATAGGGATTGTTGTTTATTTTTATTACAAAATTTGCAGTTGGAACTGTGGGATATGACATTTCTCCTCCAAAAGGATGGGTTTGCAGGTTTTGTCGATGAAAAATAGGAGGAATATCCTACCGTTTCGGCCAATACCTATAGTTGGATTGCCAAAATAGAGAGGAGAACCATTTTGAAAAAAAATCTGAAACGTTCTTTGAAAGTGTTAACTGGAGCAATGACTGTGGCGTTAATGGTGGCACCGACGACAACTCTTGCTGAAGTGAAAGAGGAGCAGACGTATGTAGATTATCTGGCTTTGGGAGATTCGTTAGCGGCAGGGGTATTGTATGACAATTCCCTCGGTAAGGGATATCCCGATTTCCTTGCAGATGAATTTAAGGAAGACGGCTTTCAAGTGGATTTCAACAAGAGCTTTGCGGTTCCGGGTTATACGTCTAAACAAGTCTTGGCGGACATACAGGATCCCACTAAAGGGTTACAAAAAGAAATCATGGAAGCCGATACCATTACACTGGACGCCGGTGCCAATGACTTATTGCAGTTGATTGAACAGAAGGATGGCAAGATTTCCATTGATCCTGTAAAAGTGCAGGCCGCCCTGAAGGAAGTCGGGGTGAATCTTGCCACCTCTTTTGGGATCATCCGTCAATTAAATCCTGACGTACCCGTGTATGTCATGGGATACTATAACGCATTCCCTTACTTGCCACAAGAAACCCAGGCACAATTAAAGCCTGCTTTAGATGGATTGAATCAAGCGATCCAGGCAGCGAGTGTGCAGGGTGGAGGAGAATTTATACCCGTTGAAGAAGCGATGACCGATAACTTCCAGGTGAAACTGCCGAACCCGCAAAATGTCCACCCGAGTGAAGCGGGATATGAAGCCCTGGCCGGGGAATTCTGGAAGGTCATGGATCCTGTCAATGATATAGTGGGGAAATCCACGGCTCGTTTATTCGGTCAGGATCGTTACGGAACCGCGGCTGAAATCTCAGAAGAAAGCTGGGAGTCTGCCGGAACCGTCATCATCGCAAGAGGGAACGAGTACCCTGATGCACTGGTCGGGACGCCACTTGCCTATCAATTGGAAGCCCCGATCCTGTTGACCAATGGAGCCGGCTTATCCGATGAAACGGTAGAAGAAATCGGTCGTCTCGGAGCAGAGCATGCCGTGATCCTTGGCGGAGTGGGAGCCGTACCGGAGAAGATCAAGGCGGAGCTTGAAGATCTGGGACTCAACGTGGATCGGATCGGGGGAGATGACCGGTTCGAAACGGCTGCGTTCGTTGCGAATGAATTGGGTTATTCAGATACGGCAGTGGTGGCGTATGGATATGACTTCCCAGATGCCCTGGCCGTTGCTCCGTATGCTGCCCAACAAGGGTATCCGATTTTGTTGACAGAGACCATGTCGGTTCCCGAAGCTACAGGATTCGCCCTTCAGGATGTCGAGAACACCTATGTGATCGGGGGAGGTGGTGTCATCAGTGAAGATTTATTTAAAAACGGAGAACGTTTGGCCGGTGACACGCGTTATGATACAGCCGCCGCCATCTATAAAGAGTTCCAGGGTCCAACCAACTATGCCGTAGTCGCAACTGGCCAGGATTTTGCCGATGCACTTACGGGGTCAGTCTTTGCGGCAATCAATGAGGTTCCTTTACTGCTGGTGAAAAAGGATGACCTGCCTCACCAGACAAAAGGTTTAGTGATGGAAAACGGACTGAAGCACTTCATGGTATTAGGTGGGGAAGGCGCCGTTGAGAGCGGTGTGGTTGAAAAGTTAGTGAACTAAAGATTTTTAAAAGGTTATTAAGAGTCCTGGACTATTTTTAAATGGTCCGGGGCTTTTTTATATTAAACGATCGTTTAACGGAGCTATCATTGCTGTGAAAGGGTTTAATTTGACTAATCAAACATTTGTTTAATTATTTTAAGCATATGACGGCTGACATTATTTCTAGAGAAAATCATCTTGAAAGTTTCCATTTTCTATATCAAAACCATATAATATTTTCCTTAAAATATAAAATATTTCCAATTTAACCTTTCTGTGGTTTAATAGATTTTGTAGTTCATTTTATTAATAAGTGGAGGTTCTAATGAAAAGGAAGATTCGTAGTTTAGTAGCTTTGGTTTTCGTTTTTTCGCTTATCTTCAGCCAGTTTTCCGTGATGGAAGCAGGGGCGGAAGAGTCCGGTGTACCGAATGAAGAAGGGACGTTGACGATCGGGACCCCTGTCGATGGGGAATTCGAAGCATCAGAGACCGTTCATTGGTATAAGGTCGATCCATCCGAAAGGGAAATCGCCGACTATACTCATTTACGGGTAAAGCTTCAGTCTGAAAGTGAAGTAAACGTAACGATTTATTCAAGTTTGGAAAATGCCATCGACAATCGTGCTTTTGACCGCTATATGAGCTACTCCTATGAAAACGAACCAGCGATCATCGACTTCCCGATCTCTTGGGTAGGTCCTTATTACATTAAGATTGAATCGTATGGGATGGAAGAAGAGTATGCCGAGTTCGAAGAAGAAATGGACGATATGGTGACTCCGTACACAATCAGCTATGATGGCGTGACGCTGCCTCCATCTGACGAAGCCATCGCTGAGGAATGTCCGGCGGAGTTAAGTACGAAAGAAAGAGAAAATGGAAAAAGTATTTTAAGAGATTTACGTACCGTTCGTGAAACGGTTTTAGCGAAAACGGAAAATGGCCAAGATCTATCGGCTCTTTATTACAAAGCCGCTCCTTTCATCAGCTCGAAAATGGTCTTCAGCAAAGGGCTGCGTGATGATGTTTACCGTGATCTTGTTCAATTAAAGGACTTGTTTGCCGATGTTGCAAAAAATGGCAGTGCGAGTTCATATACAATCACGAAAGAAGATCAGAAAGCAATCAATGATCTATACAACCATGCACTTGACTCGACTCCGGAGTTCATCCAGGA
Coding sequences within it:
- a CDS encoding SGNH/GDSL hydrolase family protein gives rise to the protein MRKFLLGVLAIVTLSTLAGGKYHWDQRVEAVQFNGQTEEVVSVQRDGPEEKKEKKEKAEEDRKRLVKLDKLNYLPPELKKTFQKKIEKNESVHLMILGSSSTSGDDGAWPKELEKALLDTYGQDLIKVTLKEIAEKTSQQVVKEGIYKPLAEMKPDILLLEPFLLYDNGEIRMPERLQNLETILSDFKKQNPEITFIIQPANPISGAYYYPQEESDLEKYSRERKYVYLNHWDAWPDDKSKDLKDYLTDENIPNEKGNKVWLDYLMKYFIRE
- a CDS encoding cell wall-binding repeat-containing protein, translated to MKKNLKRSLKVLTGAMTVALMVAPTTTLAEVKEEQTYVDYLALGDSLAAGVLYDNSLGKGYPDFLADEFKEDGFQVDFNKSFAVPGYTSKQVLADIQDPTKGLQKEIMEADTITLDAGANDLLQLIEQKDGKISIDPVKVQAALKEVGVNLATSFGIIRQLNPDVPVYVMGYYNAFPYLPQETQAQLKPALDGLNQAIQAASVQGGGEFIPVEEAMTDNFQVKLPNPQNVHPSEAGYEALAGEFWKVMDPVNDIVGKSTARLFGQDRYGTAAEISEESWESAGTVIIARGNEYPDALVGTPLAYQLEAPILLTNGAGLSDETVEEIGRLGAEHAVILGGVGAVPEKIKAELEDLGLNVDRIGGDDRFETAAFVANELGYSDTAVVAYGYDFPDALAVAPYAAQQGYPILLTETMSVPEATGFALQDVENTYVIGGGGVISEDLFKNGERLAGDTRYDTAAAIYKEFQGPTNYAVVATGQDFADALTGSVFAAINEVPLLLVKKDDLPHQTKGLVMENGLKHFMVLGGEGAVESGVVEKLVN